Proteins encoded by one window of Candidatus Stoquefichus sp. SB1:
- a CDS encoding phosphatase PAP2 family protein, which yields MKIFEKRNCLLIGGLLCILMVIGSFFDFQISTQLFSIDSLFGMLLASYGQLPAMLCVSVAGMLLIKISKGQKKIVVILSYLFGILFNIFAIMGITMDPMLYIPHMSIVLSVMIAVIIVGVIDFIMWKLTQNANREQVKKVIILFLGVMFLEIIIINVIKIPWGRPRMRMITAQNQVFQPWWVIGSSMKDHLMSLGIAAEEFKSFPSGHSANAACAMMLGVLPVICQKLKGKENLLSFIGIMLTLTVAFSRIIMGAHFLTDVTVGMSVTFLIEVIFVHLLWKRKDIK from the coding sequence ATGAAAATATTTGAAAAAAGAAATTGTCTTTTGATTGGTGGCTTGTTATGTATTTTGATGGTTATAGGTTCATTCTTTGATTTTCAAATTTCTACGCAGTTATTCAGTATAGATAGTTTATTTGGAATGTTATTGGCAAGTTATGGACAATTGCCTGCTATGTTATGTGTGAGTGTTGCTGGGATGTTACTTATCAAGATTTCTAAAGGTCAAAAGAAAATTGTTGTTATTTTGAGTTATCTATTTGGGATCTTGTTCAATATTTTTGCAATTATGGGGATTACAATGGATCCAATGTTATATATTCCTCATATGTCTATTGTTTTAAGTGTCATGATTGCAGTGATTATTGTTGGTGTTATTGATTTTATCATGTGGAAATTAACCCAAAATGCCAATCGAGAGCAAGTAAAAAAAGTTATTATTTTATTTCTTGGTGTTATGTTTTTAGAAATCATTATTATCAATGTTATTAAAATTCCATGGGGACGACCTAGAATGCGTATGATTACAGCACAAAATCAAGTCTTTCAACCATGGTGGGTGATTGGTAGTAGTATGAAAGATCATTTAATGAGTTTAGGAATTGCTGCTGAAGAATTTAAATCATTTCCTTCAGGACATAGTGCAAATGCTGCTTGTGCAATGATGTTAGGAGTCCTGCCTGTTATTTGTCAAAAACTAAAGGGAAAAGAAAACTTATTATCTTTTATTGGAATCATGTTGACTTTAACAGTTGCTTTTTCAAGAATTATTATGGGTGCACATTTTTTAACAGATGTTACTGTTGGGATGAGTGTTACATTTCTTATTGAAGTCATATTTGTCCACTTATTGTGGAAAAGAAAAGATATAAAATAA
- a CDS encoding response regulator: MIESKEEVICFATYIMHTFFMDNNIEPLINAMSDDIIWLGSGRSQIATGKANVARFFIEGKDDLSPCLFTDENYDVIILNDYDAICQGYAYMDTYPDNEVRIHEFQRVTFVFHKGEDGFKIKHLHHSIAYEGMEDEKLFPIQYGKQRFQELQNELKERDNQIELMLSQLPGGTTICYIDDQLTTKWISQTECEMLGFQNQKDFMDYCHGDTSQLIYQEDIPKIKKAVEDCIHHNRNLMVEYRLRRKDHRLIWVLNIGKIFKNQFGKDEIYCFISDITERKEKELLYEKANRDIERQAEFMLELFNTLPCGIIQFSVDCQHRLLMSNRQAWEIYGYNEEDFHLQIKSPLQFVLETDKTHIIDILDNLQLNGDLVAYERKTFKKNGEELWISVLMKRLINMDGQDVIQAIYTDITEKKKLQLEIEKDQRVETESLRAAIDIAYPLIYNVDLTLNSATLLRNQIGEQRLDNEEYDEIYNHFLMRVHQDFKAEFMQNFQRDNLLQFFQSGEREVYMELLQMNEQHEYHWQSAHIIHVDDPFEESQLAILLVKNLDDQKSEQLRQEQLLRDALTRANAANEAKSHFLSSMSHDIRTPMNAIIGMATIARMKSDDKESVQHCLEKIDTSSRYLLALINDILDMSKIEQGKMSLHMERFYLMDMIQELNSIIVPQATSKQIHYEFHLMEPIADEYIGDVLHLRQILMNLMSNALKFTSAYGHIVVNVTDDYHSCEYAYLKFSIKDDGIGISSEFMKKLFDPFEQEKNDTARNKTGSGLGLSIVYNLVQLMNGHIEVKSEKGKGAEFIVTLPFQMVSVDYQQEEKRKQQELLKDLNVLIVDDDEIVGEQTSLILQEIGATCLWVDSGMKAIEAVMVHLQKNELFDVAMIDWKMPEMDGLETTRRIRQLVGPDTMIIIISAYDWSSIEKEAIEAGANAFITKPLFTSNIYETLGNVYSHFEKNEHIETEYHLKGQKILLVEDNELNMEIAKELLEMQGMIVDVAKNGQEAVEMVQQHEPYEYYTILMDIRMPIMDGLEATYRIRSLPDERKDIAIIAMSANAFEEDKRLAREVGMNGYLVKPVRVEELYQILSQLQKEDNK, from the coding sequence ATGATTGAAAGTAAAGAAGAAGTGATTTGTTTTGCAACTTATATTATGCATACTTTTTTTATGGATAATAATATTGAACCATTAATTAATGCAATGAGTGACGATATTATATGGCTGGGTTCTGGCAGATCTCAAATTGCAACTGGTAAGGCAAATGTAGCTCGCTTTTTTATTGAAGGGAAAGATGATTTGTCGCCATGTCTTTTTACTGATGAAAATTATGATGTTATTATATTAAATGATTATGATGCTATTTGTCAGGGATATGCTTATATGGATACATATCCAGATAATGAAGTTAGAATTCATGAGTTCCAGCGTGTAACTTTTGTTTTTCATAAAGGAGAGGATGGATTTAAAATTAAGCATCTTCATCATTCCATTGCTTATGAAGGAATGGAAGATGAAAAACTTTTTCCTATTCAATATGGAAAACAACGTTTTCAGGAATTACAAAATGAATTAAAAGAGAGAGATAATCAAATTGAATTAATGCTATCTCAACTTCCTGGAGGAACAACGATATGTTATATAGATGATCAATTGACAACCAAATGGATTTCTCAAACAGAATGTGAAATGTTAGGGTTCCAAAATCAAAAGGATTTTATGGATTATTGTCATGGAGATACCTCACAATTGATTTATCAGGAAGATATTCCTAAGATAAAAAAAGCAGTTGAAGATTGTATTCATCATAATAGAAATTTAATGGTTGAATATCGGTTAAGAAGAAAGGATCATCGATTGATATGGGTGTTGAATATTGGAAAAATATTTAAAAATCAATTTGGAAAAGATGAAATTTATTGTTTTATAAGTGATATTACAGAACGAAAAGAAAAAGAATTACTTTATGAAAAAGCAAATCGTGATATTGAACGACAAGCTGAGTTTATGTTAGAGTTGTTTAATACATTACCATGTGGAATTATTCAATTTTCTGTTGATTGTCAACATCGCCTTTTAATGTCTAATCGACAAGCATGGGAGATCTATGGATATAATGAAGAGGATTTTCACCTTCAAATTAAAAGTCCTCTACAGTTTGTTTTAGAAACAGATAAAACACATATTATTGATATTTTAGATAATCTTCAATTAAATGGAGATTTAGTGGCATATGAAAGAAAAACATTTAAAAAAAATGGAGAAGAATTATGGATATCTGTTTTGATGAAACGTCTGATAAATATGGATGGACAAGATGTTATTCAGGCCATTTATACAGATATTACTGAGAAAAAGAAATTACAGTTAGAGATTGAAAAAGATCAACGTGTTGAAACGGAATCTTTACGTGCTGCTATAGATATTGCTTATCCTTTAATTTATAATGTTGATTTAACGCTTAATTCTGCCACTTTATTACGTAATCAAATAGGAGAACAACGACTTGATAATGAAGAATATGATGAAATCTATAATCATTTTTTAATGAGAGTACATCAGGATTTTAAAGCAGAATTTATGCAAAATTTCCAAAGAGATAATTTACTCCAATTTTTTCAAAGTGGTGAAAGAGAAGTCTATATGGAGTTACTACAAATGAATGAACAGCATGAATATCATTGGCAATCTGCTCATATTATTCATGTTGATGATCCTTTTGAAGAATCTCAATTGGCTATTTTGTTAGTTAAAAATTTAGATGATCAAAAAAGTGAACAATTAAGACAGGAACAATTATTAAGAGATGCCTTAACAAGAGCCAATGCAGCAAATGAAGCAAAAAGTCATTTCCTATCATCTATGAGTCATGATATTCGAACACCAATGAATGCAATTATAGGCATGGCAACAATTGCAAGAATGAAGAGTGATGATAAAGAAAGTGTCCAACATTGTTTAGAAAAAATTGATACATCTAGTCGTTATTTATTAGCGTTAATTAATGATATTTTAGATATGTCTAAAATAGAACAAGGGAAAATGAGTCTTCATATGGAAAGATTTTATTTAATGGATATGATTCAAGAACTTAATTCTATTATTGTCCCACAAGCAACTAGTAAACAAATTCATTATGAATTTCATTTAATGGAACCCATTGCTGATGAATATATTGGTGATGTCTTACATCTTCGTCAGATACTTATGAATTTGATGAGTAATGCATTAAAATTCACATCAGCATATGGACATATTGTTGTTAATGTAACAGATGATTATCATAGTTGTGAATATGCTTATTTGAAATTCTCGATTAAAGATGATGGAATAGGAATTTCTTCAGAATTTATGAAGAAACTCTTTGATCCTTTTGAACAGGAAAAAAATGATACTGCTCGTAATAAAACTGGGAGTGGATTAGGATTATCAATTGTTTATAATTTAGTTCAGTTAATGAATGGTCATATTGAAGTAAAGAGTGAAAAGGGAAAAGGGGCAGAGTTTATTGTGACATTACCTTTTCAGATGGTATCTGTAGATTATCAGCAAGAAGAAAAAAGAAAACAACAGGAATTGCTTAAAGATTTAAATGTTTTAATTGTGGATGATGATGAGATTGTTGGTGAACAGACAAGTCTTATTTTACAAGAGATAGGTGCTACTTGTTTATGGGTTGATTCTGGCATGAAAGCGATTGAAGCTGTGATGGTACATTTACAAAAAAATGAGTTATTTGATGTTGCTATGATAGATTGGAAAATGCCAGAAATGGATGGTTTAGAAACAACAAGAAGAATACGTCAATTAGTTGGACCTGATACAATGATTATTATTATTTCAGCTTATGATTGGAGTAGTATAGAAAAAGAAGCAATTGAGGCAGGAGCGAATGCTTTTATAACCAAACCATTGTTTACTTCTAATATTTATGAAACATTAGGAAATGTTTATTCACATTTTGAGAAGAATGAACATATTGAAACTGAATATCATCTGAAAGGACAGAAGATTTTATTGGTTGAAGATAATGAATTAAATATGGAAATTGCAAAAGAATTGCTGGAAATGCAGGGAATGATTGTAGATGTGGCTAAAAATGGTCAAGAAGCAGTTGAAATGGTTCAACAACATGAACCTTATGAATATTATACTATTTTGATGGATATTCGTATGCCTATTATGGATGGATTAGAGGCAACATATCGAATTCGTTCATTGCCAGATGAGCGAAAAGATATTGCAATTATTGCAATGAGTGCTAATGCTTTTGAAGAAGATAAAAGATTAGCAAGAGAAGTTGGAATGAATGGTTATTTGGTAAAACCAGTACGGGTTGAAGAACTATATCAGATATTATCTCAATTACAAAAAGAAGATAACAAATAA
- a CDS encoding MATE family efflux transporter, which yields MENKKSIDMLNGSIVNKLLLFALPLAASSILQQLFNAADVAVVGNFAGGEALAAVGANGSVINLLVNLFVGLSIGTNVVVASFIGQKDDKRTSQAVHTSLLLSFISGVVLLVVGVLFARPILEIMSTPEDIIDLATLYLQIYFAGMPFIMLYNFTSAILRSKGDTKRPLLSLLVSGTINIILNLFFVIVCHMSVEGVAIATVISNVISSLMLVYFLMHETDALKVDFKSLHIHKDILIKIAKIGVPAGLQSTVFSISNVIIQIALNDLGSAAVAASAAALNYEYFTYFVISAFSQAAVTFIGQNYAAHQYERCQKITKWTLLLSSLSTLAVSFIFIILHVVCIGFFTSDLEIAKLAYTRMYIVLSFQIINMVIELLSGFLRGIGYSSIPALVCVLGICGTRIIYIYTIYPSIASYNHLLMIYPISWIITALALTFIYMIIHKRAYLINKS from the coding sequence ATGGAAAATAAAAAATCCATTGATATGTTGAATGGATCAATCGTTAATAAATTATTGCTGTTTGCACTACCTTTAGCTGCAAGTAGTATTTTGCAACAGTTATTTAATGCTGCTGATGTGGCTGTGGTTGGGAATTTTGCTGGTGGAGAGGCTTTGGCAGCTGTTGGTGCAAATGGTTCAGTCATTAATTTATTAGTCAATTTATTTGTTGGTTTGTCAATTGGAACCAATGTTGTTGTGGCTTCATTTATTGGACAAAAAGACGATAAAAGAACAAGTCAGGCTGTTCATACATCACTATTATTATCTTTTATAAGTGGGGTAGTCTTGCTGGTTGTTGGTGTATTATTTGCACGTCCCATTTTAGAGATTATGTCAACACCTGAAGATATTATTGATTTAGCAACACTCTATCTGCAAATCTATTTTGCTGGTATGCCTTTTATTATGTTATATAATTTTACTTCGGCTATATTACGTAGCAAAGGGGATACCAAAAGACCATTATTATCATTACTTGTTTCTGGAACAATTAATATTATTTTAAATCTCTTTTTTGTGATTGTTTGTCATATGAGTGTTGAAGGAGTTGCTATAGCAACTGTTATCTCTAATGTGATAAGTTCATTGATGTTAGTTTACTTTTTAATGCATGAAACTGATGCTTTAAAAGTTGATTTCAAATCATTGCATATACATAAAGATATCCTTATTAAAATTGCAAAAATTGGTGTTCCTGCAGGATTACAGTCGACAGTATTTTCTATTTCCAATGTCATTATTCAAATTGCTTTAAATGATTTAGGCTCAGCTGCTGTAGCAGCAAGTGCAGCAGCGCTTAATTATGAATACTTTACTTATTTTGTGATTAGTGCTTTTAGTCAAGCCGCAGTGACTTTTATTGGACAAAACTATGCTGCTCATCAGTATGAGCGATGTCAAAAAATCACAAAATGGACATTATTATTAAGTAGTTTATCAACACTTGCTGTAAGTTTTATTTTTATTATTCTACATGTTGTTTGTATTGGCTTTTTTACATCTGATCTTGAAATTGCTAAACTGGCTTATACAAGAATGTATATTGTTCTCTCTTTCCAAATTATTAATATGGTTATAGAATTGCTTTCTGGATTCTTAAGAGGTATTGGTTATTCGAGTATTCCTGCCCTTGTTTGTGTTCTTGGAATATGTGGAACGAGAATTATTTATATCTATACGATTTATCCTTCCATTGCTTCTTATAATCATTTATTAATGATTTATCCTATCAGTTGGATAATAACAGCATTAGCTCTTACTTTCATCTATATGATTATTCACAAAAGAGCTTATCTCATCAATAAGTCTTAG
- a CDS encoding ROK family protein encodes MKKLVFDVGASAIKYALMDNDAHIYEKGKEVTPHDHFEHFLTILQTIYEKYQNEIDGMALSLPGTIDSELGQIYAPGGLLYNENINLVNEMHRFTQLPIAIENDGKSAALAEVWKGHLKDCQNGIVIVVGSGLGGGIIKDCQLWKGEHLFAGEFSYIYQGEGTSFMENAWAVKGSTTALIMDVARRKNLEMSQLDGYRIFGLIEQLDQDACAALQTLAQNLATGIYNLQCILDPQKILIGGGISQQPILIEKIQEELNKIYENIPFDIPHAYIENCCYYNDSNLIGALYRFLMMYPSE; translated from the coding sequence ATGAAAAAATTAGTGTTTGATGTTGGTGCAAGTGCTATTAAATATGCTTTGATGGATAATGATGCCCATATTTATGAGAAAGGTAAAGAAGTGACTCCTCATGATCATTTTGAACATTTTCTAACTATTTTACAGACGATTTATGAGAAATATCAAAATGAAATAGATGGAATGGCTTTGAGTTTACCTGGCACAATTGATTCAGAGCTTGGGCAAATTTATGCACCTGGTGGATTGTTATATAATGAAAATATCAATCTAGTCAATGAAATGCATCGTTTTACTCAATTGCCAATTGCGATTGAAAATGATGGGAAAAGTGCAGCTTTAGCAGAAGTCTGGAAAGGACATTTGAAAGATTGTCAAAATGGTATTGTGATTGTTGTGGGAAGTGGATTAGGTGGTGGAATTATTAAGGATTGTCAGCTATGGAAAGGAGAGCATCTTTTTGCAGGTGAATTTTCCTATATTTATCAGGGTGAAGGTACTTCTTTTATGGAAAATGCCTGGGCTGTTAAAGGCAGTACAACAGCTTTGATTATGGATGTTGCACGGCGAAAAAACTTAGAGATGAGTCAATTAGATGGTTATCGTATTTTTGGGTTAATTGAACAATTAGATCAAGATGCTTGCGCTGCTTTACAAACTTTAGCGCAGAACTTGGCTACTGGAATTTATAATTTACAATGTATTTTAGATCCACAGAAGATATTGATTGGTGGTGGCATTAGTCAACAACCCATTTTAATTGAAAAGATTCAAGAAGAATTAAATAAGATTTATGAAAATATTCCTTTTGATATTCCTCATGCTTATATTGAAAATTGTTGTTATTATAATGACTCTAATTTAATTGGGGCTTTATATCGTTTTTTAATGATGTATCCATCAGAATGA
- a CDS encoding transcriptional regulator: MKDKIIDSSKVFESIIRVQMLSSLYVSELTYNELKEICNCSDGNMATHTKKLLAEEFIITKKEFVNNKPQTTYILTEKGKREFLNYVKLLNSLVNQEKEEK, translated from the coding sequence ATGAAAGATAAAATTATTGATTCTTCTAAAGTTTTCGAATCAATTATCAGAGTTCAGATGTTATCTAGTTTATATGTTTCAGAACTTACCTACAACGAATTAAAAGAAATATGTAATTGTAGTGATGGGAATATGGCGACTCACACTAAAAAATTACTAGCCGAGGAGTTTATAATTACTAAAAAAGAATTTGTTAATAATAAACCACAGACCACCTACATTTTAACGGAAAAAGGAAAAAGAGAATTTTTAAATTATGTAAAATTATTAAACAGTTTAGTAAATCAGGAGAAGGAAGAAAAATGA
- a CDS encoding ROK family protein, giving the protein MSEDNRVFDFKTWIQQQQTNDYQIVLEDDHLIKLITDCAEASILFIEIDNNTIVEFQIISQKDHATKFYLHFELNDEEHAKQLYNEMVETLVGLKDQKTLRVLLSCSAGLTTSMFAENLNSTAEMLGLDYQFNAVSYLSIYEEAENYDMILIAPQIGYMLKRLQESLPDKPILQIPTAVFAAYDALSALKFIQNELEKFHQDQEPKEKKCVHCVQYEKRILSIVILTNKEQTRIYYQLQDKCEIIDSHVIIKPSMNIYDLYDVIDTVLLKHSFIDMIGIATPGIVEDYKQLKSPVHGETIDIKKDFEDKYHIDVFVYNNANAAVVGFSLEHPEYQNIIFHSQPFGFGVGGQGIMVNGKVVRGKNGIAGELKYFIRRMQLSDDVSKLIWTQHGALEIVTKSLLPTISIIGPEAVAISAPMTPDMQEVRNTLGSFIPEEFMPDFYYIKEASDYMLNGITELCVRYIKKGNQ; this is encoded by the coding sequence ATGAGCGAAGATAATAGAGTATTTGATTTTAAAACATGGATACAACAACAGCAAACAAATGATTATCAAATTGTTTTGGAAGATGATCATCTGATTAAACTGATAACTGACTGTGCAGAGGCATCTATTTTATTTATAGAAATAGATAACAATACAATTGTAGAATTTCAGATTATTTCTCAAAAAGATCACGCTACCAAATTTTATCTTCATTTTGAACTCAATGATGAAGAACATGCAAAACAACTCTATAATGAAATGGTAGAAACATTAGTTGGTCTTAAAGATCAAAAGACATTACGTGTATTATTATCATGTTCTGCTGGTTTAACAACATCTATGTTTGCAGAAAACTTAAATTCAACAGCAGAAATGTTAGGTTTAGATTATCAATTTAATGCTGTTTCTTATTTAAGTATTTATGAAGAAGCAGAAAATTATGATATGATCTTAATTGCTCCACAAATTGGTTATATGTTAAAACGATTACAAGAAAGTTTACCAGATAAACCTATCTTACAAATTCCAACAGCAGTTTTTGCTGCCTATGATGCTTTATCAGCATTAAAATTTATACAAAATGAATTAGAAAAATTTCATCAAGATCAAGAACCAAAAGAAAAGAAATGTGTTCATTGTGTTCAATATGAAAAACGTATTTTATCAATTGTTATTTTAACAAATAAAGAACAAACCCGTATTTATTATCAATTACAAGATAAATGTGAGATTATCGATAGTCATGTTATTATTAAACCTTCAATGAATATTTATGATCTTTATGATGTTATTGATACAGTATTATTAAAACATTCTTTTATTGATATGATTGGTATTGCGACACCAGGTATTGTTGAAGACTATAAACAATTAAAGAGTCCAGTTCACGGTGAAACAATTGATATCAAAAAGGACTTTGAAGATAAATATCATATTGATGTTTTTGTTTATAATAATGCCAATGCTGCTGTTGTTGGTTTTTCATTAGAACATCCAGAATATCAAAATATTATTTTCCATTCTCAGCCTTTTGGTTTTGGTGTGGGTGGACAAGGAATTATGGTGAATGGAAAAGTAGTAAGAGGAAAGAATGGTATTGCAGGGGAATTGAAATATTTTATTAGACGCATGCAGTTATCTGATGATGTTTCTAAATTAATCTGGACACAACATGGGGCATTAGAAATTGTAACCAAATCATTATTGCCAACAATTTCTATTATTGGACCAGAAGCTGTGGCTATCAGTGCACCTATGACTCCTGATATGCAAGAAGTTAGAAACACTTTAGGTTCTTTTATACCCGAAGAATTTATGCCAGATTTTTATTATATTAAAGAAGCCAGTGATTATATGTTAAATGGTATTACTGAGTTATGTGTGAGATATATTAAAAAGGGAAATCAATAA
- a CDS encoding HAD family hydrolase: protein MLKAVIFDMDGLMVDTEVISFQCYKDIIESYHFPFTLDEYIQSYPGRPLHTSIQFIKEHYQLDFQVEEKIQLFKSLEEKYMKKDGVQLKKGLLPLLQYLQDHHIQTIVATSSIRERADQILNSHNIMKYFDDIVCGNEVKNGKPFPDIFLKACEKLDVQTCNALVLEDSEAGIQAAYDAQIPVICIPDMKYPHEKYIQKVEHIYTSLEDVISYLENHI from the coding sequence GTGTTAAAAGCAGTTATATTTGATATGGATGGATTAATGGTTGATACAGAAGTGATATCATTTCAATGTTATAAAGATATCATAGAAAGTTATCATTTTCCCTTTACACTTGATGAATATATTCAAAGTTATCCGGGCAGACCCTTGCATACTTCTATTCAATTTATTAAAGAACATTATCAACTTGATTTTCAAGTGGAAGAAAAAATTCAGCTTTTTAAATCATTAGAAGAAAAATATATGAAAAAGGATGGTGTTCAATTAAAAAAGGGATTACTGCCATTACTTCAATATCTTCAAGATCATCATATTCAAACTATTGTTGCGACTTCAAGTATTCGTGAGCGAGCTGATCAAATTCTAAATAGTCACAATATTATGAAATATTTTGATGATATTGTTTGTGGAAATGAGGTCAAAAATGGCAAACCCTTTCCTGATATCTTTTTAAAAGCCTGTGAAAAACTTGATGTTCAAACCTGTAATGCACTTGTACTTGAAGATAGTGAAGCAGGGATCCAAGCTGCTTATGATGCTCAAATTCCAGTTATCTGCATTCCTGATATGAAATATCCACATGAGAAATACATCCAAAAAGTGGAACATATTTATACTTCATTAGAAGATGTCATTTCTTATCTAGAAAACCACATTTAG
- a CDS encoding helix-turn-helix transcriptional regulator, with amino-acid sequence MANYYHENVKLENQIPAMIASLDGSFIENYFPYDVFIPSHWHRSLEISLLENAEVVLQIGEKEYVIDNDFTCVNSGVVHSLRAQTIRENPHCLIVLISYDFMKQYYPDIDHTSFDLSLKKDHSDLKNLYHRLEELYLNQDKYTYLDITACLFEIFALLLREYKVEKQYRRTKSSKNQEQIKEILTYLHEHYQEPLSLSDMADSFYMSKEYFSRQFHHYVGKTFRDYLSSYRLYKAYDDIINSDMSIQDIARLHGFLNVKSFIKLFSETYHFTPLQYRKKMSRN; translated from the coding sequence ATGGCAAATTACTATCACGAAAATGTAAAATTAGAAAACCAGATTCCAGCTATGATTGCAAGTTTAGATGGGTCTTTTATTGAAAACTATTTTCCCTATGATGTCTTTATTCCATCACATTGGCATCGTAGTTTAGAAATCTCTTTATTAGAAAATGCTGAAGTTGTTTTACAGATTGGTGAAAAAGAATATGTTATTGATAATGATTTTACATGTGTCAATAGTGGTGTTGTTCATTCTTTACGTGCACAAACAATTAGAGAAAATCCCCATTGTTTAATTGTTTTGATTTCCTATGATTTTATGAAACAATATTATCCAGATATTGATCATACCTCTTTTGATCTCTCGTTAAAAAAAGACCATAGTGATTTAAAAAATCTTTATCATCGTTTAGAAGAATTGTATTTAAACCAGGATAAGTATACTTATTTAGATATCACAGCATGCTTATTTGAAATATTTGCTTTATTGTTAAGAGAATATAAGGTAGAAAAGCAATATAGAAGAACCAAATCTTCAAAGAATCAAGAACAAATTAAAGAAATATTAACTTACTTACATGAGCATTATCAAGAACCTTTATCTTTAAGTGATATGGCGGATTCATTTTATATGAGCAAAGAATATTTTTCTAGACAGTTCCATCATTATGTTGGAAAGACATTTAGAGATTATTTATCTTCGTATCGACTGTATAAAGCATATGATGATATTATCAATAGTGATATGTCAATTCAAGATATTGCAAGACTTCATGGTTTTTTAAATGTCAAATCTTTTATTAAGTTATTTAGTGAGACTTATCATTTCACACCACTTCAATATCGTAAGAAAATGTCAAGAAATTGA
- a CDS encoding alpha/beta hydrolase yields the protein MSKKYSDELLNQIQQKQKEVCINGVHVLMKPIPDCDEEGMMDPRLYHDNKKMATMMRFMPKSLMKMNTSPKSIERLRGMFNGVKSEPIASDQIEVLPQTIKGLDDNDIPIQIYLPIERRENMPVLYYIHGGGFFAGHMGVVDQLVKMIVEKFNIVAVSIDYRLAPENPYPKGHEDCYEGLKWVYQHIEDYGGDIHHIFVAGDSAGGNLTQYCTTRDKEDESHMVKGQLLLYPTVNMAGIDDEDSHWSLERYQIHPKHRKVIEASLSMMGGDNGMSSMLGDILGTEDITNHYLTPYLMDLRNLPPTFLTVGEHDFLYIECMAYAKKLVEAGVETKTVVYKGMGHAYGDNIGVYPQSEDCALEMGKFIIEHSK from the coding sequence ATGAGTAAAAAATATAGTGATGAATTGTTGAATCAAATTCAACAAAAACAAAAGGAAGTCTGTATCAATGGAGTTCATGTTTTAATGAAGCCTATTCCTGATTGTGATGAAGAAGGGATGATGGATCCACGTTTATATCATGATAATAAGAAAATGGCAACAATGATGAGGTTTATGCCAAAGAGTCTTATGAAGATGAATACTTCACCAAAATCAATTGAACGTTTAAGAGGCATGTTTAATGGGGTAAAAAGTGAACCAATAGCATCCGATCAAATAGAAGTCTTGCCACAAACAATCAAGGGATTAGATGATAATGACATTCCAATTCAAATTTATTTACCAATTGAACGTAGAGAAAATATGCCAGTTCTTTATTATATTCATGGTGGTGGTTTCTTTGCTGGACATATGGGTGTTGTTGATCAACTTGTTAAAATGATTGTAGAGAAATTTAATATTGTAGCTGTGTCTATTGATTATCGTTTGGCACCAGAAAATCCTTATCCCAAAGGACATGAGGATTGTTATGAAGGATTGAAATGGGTGTATCAGCATATTGAAGATTATGGTGGAGATATTCATCATATATTTGTTGCTGGAGATAGTGCAGGTGGAAATTTAACACAATATTGTACAACACGTGATAAAGAAGATGAAAGTCATATGGTTAAAGGTCAATTATTGTTATATCCAACTGTGAATATGGCAGGGATTGATGATGAGGATTCACATTGGAGTTTAGAGCGTTATCAAATTCATCCCAAACATCGTAAGGTGATTGAAGCCTCTTTATCAATGATGGGAGGAGATAATGGAATGAGCAGTATGTTAGGTGATATTTTGGGTACAGAAGATATCACAAATCATTATTTAACGCCTTATCTTATGGATTTAAGAAATTTACCACCAACTTTTTTAACTGTTGGAGAACATGATTTCCTTTATATAGAGTGTATGGCTTATGCTAAAAAATTAGTTGAAGCAGGTGTGGAAACAAAGACTGTTGTTTATAAAGGAATGGGACATGCTTATGGCGATAATATTGGTGTTTATCCACAAAGTGAAGATTGTGCCCTAGAAATGGGAAAATTCATTATTGAACATAGTAAATAG